From Gottschalkiaceae bacterium SANA:
AAACATCTGTACCCACAACCTCTGTTTGAATTGCGACGATCGATGGACCGACACGATCCACAAGATCAACGATGAGATTGGGCTCCCGATTGACTACGACCGAAGTGTTCGCTTCAGACACAGTAGTCGGCACCTCATAAGGAATCTGATTTTGCGATGCACGAAGTCCCGCAATGCCAGAGCCCAAACCATACCCCGTTGAAAAGACCAAGACAAAGACCAGAAACAAAGCGATGCCCCGAAGACCTTTTCGCCTCGGTTTTTTTGACTCCGCTTCCTCCCATGAAACTCCTTCTTCACGAATCGGTTGATCTATGGTCTCATTAGCCTGGTCAATGCTTTCGTCCAATTCCTCAAGGTTCTCATCGAGTTCCGCAAGAACTTCATCCCCATTCTCAACTTCTATTGTTTCAATATGATCTTTACTCTCTTCAGTATCTTCTGTTTCAATACCAAAAAAGTTTATTGTTCTTTCATCATGTTCTCTGTCTTCTGGAATTATCCCGTCATTTTCTCGTTCCTTTTTCCCGTCCATATAGACCTCCTCCAACAGATGATACTCGTATTATACGCCACCTTTATGAAGAAATTAAAAATGACCTTTAAACGATTTGTGAATTAATCTTCATCCTTGACTCATGAAGTTTATACTCTATAAATTCTCGGCTTCGTCCTATCATGTAGCGTCTATTCTATAAGATCCCGACTTCATCTGATTATGATGAAGCGTACATTCTATAAGTTACTCGCCTTCGTCCTATTTACGAAGCGTACATTCTATAAGTTACTCGACTTCGTCCTATTTACGAAGCGTACATTCTATAAGTTACTCGACTTCGTCTAGAATTGATGGAGAAATGCCGTTTTTGGTAAGAATCCAATCGATATATGCTTCGTCAGTATCGGCATGTACCGCATCCGGATCATAAGCCCAAGTTGCAACTTGTGTCTTCATCTCACTCATCCATGTTTCATCCATGCTTTCCATACGTTTTGCATAGATTGACTGCTGGCGTTTGTTGCTTGCAACAGCTTTATTCCACGCATAAACAGCTTCAACTTCCGCAAGCTCTGCCTTATCCAAATTCAACCTTGCCGTTTCATATTCCAGTGAACTAATAGCCCCCGCCTGATATCGAATCTCGGCTGCTGCCCATTCCTTCTCGCGATTCTCACGATTCGTTTTTTGATTAATCGCCATAAGCGACTTATTTTCCAAGTCATTCAATTCGGCCAATAAAGCTTGCTCGCCATTCACCAAGGCTTCTTCCAAAGCGAAAGCACCTTCCATTTGATCAATTACAAAGGTCTGATAAGAATCGGGTTGATTCTTTTCAAAGTTCGGACCACGGAAGCCGTCTTCAATGGCTTGGATATTCAAAACCGTGGTTTCATAGCTATATAGAGACTTCCAAACAGCATCTGTTACCAAGAGGTTATCATTCACATAGTTTTCGACTTGAGGGATCGCATAAATACTTCTCGTCATTTTAGGCATGCCCATTTCAGAGTCCGCATCTACTTCTAGTCCCGTCCAATACGCCAGTTTCTTGGCCGCTAATTCAACATTTTGCACCGATTGCTGCACAGTCAATTCCTGTTGAAGAACCGCCAATGCTTGTGCGTTGACTTGTGAGGTAATGACTGCACCGGCCTTTTCCCTGACTTGCAAGGCTTCCAACTCAAGCTTAGCCAATTCAAATTCCCGACTTGCCTGCTCATGGCTCTTTTGCGCAACATAAAGATTCATCCACGCATCAGCGGCATCAGCTTTTGTCTGGTCTTCTTGAACCAATGCAGAGGTTTCATAATCGGTCAATCCATACCAATTCATTAAAGGAATCAGATAGATCTCCTTCTTATTTTGAATAGAGCTCATACTCCATCTTTCATCGTTGGCATAAGTCCGTTCAATTGCATCTTCCGAATCTTCCAAAGCCTCTTTATAATCTTCCAACGAATCTTCGATTCGCAATTCCCAGATTTGCGGGCGATGATCTTTTTCAACAGCAGCCGTTACTGCCTGCTCTATCGTAAAATCCATTTCCAATCCATACCCAACGCCCTGAGATGTTGCCGTACCTGCAACTACCACTACTGCGGATAGAAAGAATACCAATCGTTTCATATTTTCCTCCTCATTATTTTCTCTTTTTGATATTTTAATTTGATTCTTACATACTATCTCGAAATTATAAAAAAGTTGAAAAGGGAGTATTAACGAACTATGAATTTATTCTTATTTCTTTCTAAATCGATAGCCAACACCCCAAACAGTCTCTATAAATTGCAACTTAGATGGATCTTTTTCAATTTTTTCTCGGATGCGGCCGATATGTACCGCCACCGTTGCGATCTCTCCCAAAGCTGCCGCATCCCATAGCCGTTCAAAAAGACGCTCCTTTGAGAATACAATACCCGGATTTGACGCCAAGAAAAAGAGCAAATCAAATTCTTTCGCAGTCAAAGAAATCATCTCTCCACCAAGTATAACCTCACGCGAGCGATCATTGATGGAAAGTTCTCCAATTTTTATACCACCATCTTCCAATGGTTTTACCTTGGTCAGGCGTTCATAGCGTGCAATATGAGACTTTACTCGAGCCACCAATTCCTGCGGACTAAATGGTTTCGTCATATAATCATCCGCACCCAGACCCAATCCGCGGATCTTATCGATGTCAGCCGTTTTTGCCGTCACCATGATTACCGGAATCTCCTTGGTTTCTCTAATCTTCTTACATAGGGTATACCCATCAACACCGGGAAGCATCAAATCCAAGAGAACCAGGTCGTATTCCTTGCGATTCACCTTGTCGAGACCTTTGGTTCCGTCTGAGGCTATCTCCACAGCAAAACCATTGATCTCTAGGTAGTCCCGTTCCAACTCCGCAATGCTCTTATCGTCTTCTATAATTAAAATTCGTTTCATTGCTTTTCCCCCTGCTCTGGCAAATAGAAGGAAATTGTTGTGCCTTTTCCTAATTGGCTATCCGCCCAAATAATACCGCCCATTCGTTGAATAATCTCTTTTGATATCGCCAACCCTAATCCACTTCCTGCAATTTTTCGATTGCGTTCTGCGTCGGTGCGATAAAATTTATCAAAGATATGTCCCAGTTTATCCTGTGCAATTCCAACACCCGTATCTCGAATGCCAACGACAAAGCCACCATCTTCTTTTTTGAGTTCAATCTTAATGCTGCCACTCGCTTGCAAATGCTTGACACTATTGTTCACAATATTATTAATAACTCTTTTCAACTGTTCTCGGTCACCAATTATATGAGCATGACTGAGTTCTGTTTCTAAAGAAATGGACATTTTCTCCCGCTGCAAGATAAATTGCCAATCCAGAACACAGTCCTGTAGATACGGCACCATGTCAATGGGATCCGTTCGCATCGGTAATTGATCGATATCTAGCTTTGAAATCAAGAATAGATCTTCGATCAGATGCTCCATCTCTTTGGCGTTGCCTGCAATTACATGCAGATATCGCTCCTGCTTTTCTTCTGTATCCGCAACACCATCTAGGATCCCTTGTACATATCCGTTAATCGAAGT
This genomic window contains:
- a CDS encoding response regulator transcription factor; translated protein: MKRILIIEDDKSIAELERDYLEINGFAVEIASDGTKGLDKVNRKEYDLVLLDLMLPGVDGYTLCKKIRETKEIPVIMVTAKTADIDKIRGLGLGADDYMTKPFSPQELVARVKSHIARYERLTKVKPLEDGGIKIGELSINDRSREVILGGEMISLTAKEFDLLFFLASNPGIVFSKERLFERLWDAAALGEIATVAVHIGRIREKIEKDPSKLQFIETVWGVGYRFRKK